The genomic region taATAACGCATCAAATTGTTAATAACGCACTAACGCATAAACACGAATCAACACAAGCATTACAAGGTCTTAATTAATCAAGTTCCAAACAAAGATCTTAAACAAGAATTACAAggtccaaattgaaaaaaaaaaaagcgttCTTCATTCCATAATCTTCATTCATCATCAAGTGTAAAAGGTCGAGGAACCTGAATAATTAACATCCAATGCTGTCATTTAGGGGAGAAGAAACAAGATAATATAAGTCACAAGAGGAAAGacaaataactaaagtgaaaataTGAGCTCAATTAGGCATAAAAAgacacaaatttataatttgaaaattaaaattggaaATGTAGACAAAAGGTTACTCACCAAGTTTCATTCTCCAAGATGTGTTAAAACATAATCTGTCTTTTGGTGAATTGGAAGGGCTTTCACAATAGCTAACTGCTTTGGATCGTCAGCTAACCATTTAATCGCTTTAGCCCATTGTTGTCTATTAAGATCTGGTATCAAAGCTGCCTCACATAATACTTCTTGAATATCTTCATCATCAACTTTACCATCCATTTTTTCCACCATTCGGTTAAAAGAGTTCGCCATTTTATCCAAAGAAGCTGctattccttctttttctcccaTCTTTCTCTTGTGAGGATGTGTGCTAGAAGAAGTCGAACCttgtctttttccttttgtattAGAGCTTGGTTCTTCTAAATCTATGGTAGTAGCACCTAACCCCATGAATTCCACTTCATTTGTTTCTCTACTCATCGCTTCATCAGCATCCATAGCAGTTTCAGCTCCATGGCCGGTGGCTCTATCTTTAGCACACAAATCCACTATATCATCCCGATTTTGAAGCACCTTGTATCGAAACGGTTTAGCCGATTTATGCGActggaaaacaaagaaaaggtcAAATCCAATCTACTTTGAATAACAAATAGCAACATATTAAAGAATACTTACAGTGCAatattcattccaagcattttcattttcaactgTGATCATGTGCTTAGTGCCATCCCAATCAAATCCACTCTGGCCAAGGATGTCACTTACAATACCATACCACGATCTCCATAATTTGATACGGTTTTTGACATTATCTGATGTGACATTAACATTGAAGCTTGTAGATAACATTGCGGCTGCAGCATTCAATGTTGACCTTTTCCAACCTCCGTCACCCTTGTTGCCCAAATTCCTTTGATCTCTAAGTACATCAGCCCATACACGTTCCATTTCCAAATTCCATGTAAAATAACTTCTTGTttcctcattattttttcctaaaacttttcttttgtcCGTCATTTTTTCATTAGATGACTCCATTGAAGTTAATGTCACTTATTCAACCTGCACATAACAAATAGTAGATATGACCTACTTTATTCATTTGACTAGTCCACTGCACAATCATAGAAAGTATTTCaagcaaagtttttatgcaatagCAAAGTACATAAAAGTCTATCTTCAATAGAAAAGTACAATAGTAACAAAGCACACAAAGTTTGTCAGCAAtagcaaattacatttaaaaaagaactatCCCTAAGCAAAGTTTCTCCTAACTTTATAGTTAGCAAACATATTCATAGCTAATGTATCTCGAAATCTTGTCCATTCCTCGGTAGCTTGAATAGTTGTGATATCATCTATGACATTATTTTGAACTTCTTCCCTTGATTGATGGACTAACTCTTCATCAACAACAGATAAAAATTCTAAGTCTTGAACTTCTAAAAGTTGATCAGTTTGTTGTTCGTCTCTTATGAAATTGTGTAACACAAAACAAGCATTGATAATTCTTATTTGTGTCTTTAtatcaaaaaatgaaggagttCTTAATATACTCCATCTTTTTTTCAAGATCCCAAATGACCTTTCTATTGCATTTCGGGCACTTGCATGACGAAGATTAAATAACTCCTTGTAACTTTGAGGGGTGTTTCCAATCCACTCATTGAGATGATATCTAGTCCCTCGATATGGTGCTAAAAATCTCGGACCATTGGTATATCCCGCATCCACAAGAAAATACTTACCTACAATGTTTAGAATAACAAACATAGACTTAAActagaccaaaaaaaaagaaaaaaaaaatatttctaagaaatATTACCAGTTGGAATTTCAAGTTTGTTTTGACGACGTAATGCATCTCGTAATACTCGAGAATCTCCTGCAGACCCTTCCCACCCAGGTAACACATAAATAAACCTTAAATCTAGACCACAAGCAGCTAACACATTTGTAGAGACATCACCCTTTCTATTACGATATCTAGGTCTCTCATCAGGAGAAACTGTAACCGGAATATGAGTCCCATCAAGTGCTCCAATACATCTCTacaaacaagacaatttttttagattctaagaaaattttataattaactaatttctCCTAACAATTGATAAACTTACCTCAAACCATCTCCACTTGTTTGCTTCCGCACCTTCTAAAGTACagggttgaaaattcaaatagtctTTGCTCACTTTCATTACCGCTCTCAAGACATCATTGAATTGCCTACTTatggtttctttagatctacaaTAACTAAATTGCACTACCCTATATTTTAGGTTGTGAGCAAGGATATGTAAAAACATTGCTActgcttcagttgttggaacATTTCTTGTTCTTACTAATCCACccttttcttgtaaaattctacaaaggttaaaaaatgcatttttactAAGCCTCAATTGTTCAATGCAATCTTTATTTGTTCCTCTATAAAGACGATTAAGGAAGCTGTGACGTTCTAGTTCCCAATTACGGGTTGGTTCCTTAACAAAATAGTTATCATGATACCATGTCACTACACCAATGACCATATGAACAACACAAGCAGCAGCTAATAAGATTATCTTCTTATACTCTTCTCTTTTACGTTTTCTTGAAGTCATTGCAGTGTCAACTATGCTATGATCCATTTCTTCTCAATCCAAACTGCATGATAATGATATAAGATAATATGTGCATATATTATTTggagatttaaaacaaatatctaGGTAAAAGATGTAAAACAATAATACTAGTGCAATACAAAGATGATCAACTAAAAACAATGATACTATTAAATAGGATATGAATATGATGTGAAAAATGATTGAGGAGACATGAAAATGTTTCTCAGAGATTGGATTCAAAATGCGTGGAtagttttttgttaataaaagaaAGTGTATAGTTCATTTAGAAAGGATAGATGGtaaatttctcttcttttttccttggGAAGTTGGCAATTTCTTGTTTAATTTGAGATATTTTGGAGACAAGGTTGAGATATTAATCAATTAACAACTTAAATGCTTCCTCTGTCAAATATAATACAGTATATAATTGGAAGGCAGAGAAAATGAATACAGTATATAATGGATCACAATATCACGTTCACAAACAACAATATTTATCAAAGCAAACCAAATTACtacttcaattaaaatataggaGTATTAATAAGAAGCATGCATCAAGGAATGTAAATAAAAGAGAACATAAGTTATgtagaaaataaaagacaacACACAACAGTCATTCCAATGAAAACAACTTAGCCCAcacatttcatattattttgtaaGATTAATTAGATACCTCTCCAGCGTTCACCGTAATGACATGCGGAGTAAACCAAGATCCTGGCCCTGCAAAAAGATTCCATTAGAGGATACCATCACATGCACAAGAAATTCAACCTTTAACTTCATGAGTGAAACAAAGGAGATCgtgcacatttttttcaaataatataacatGTAGATATCTAATAGAACAGTGGACACAAGCAAATAAGAAATTAGCATATTCaggacaaacaaaaataaaataaaatacacataaGAAATGGGAACAGCAACACATGACACACAAGCAAAAgagtaattttgaaaatcaggGAATCGATAACCCGATGGAAAAGGTCCCAACTCCAAAATTACAGTTCAAacatatagataaataaaaaatatttaagtacaATAACAATTAACAGGTATCACAAAAAGGTAGATAGTTCCATTGCAttcatttgattctttttttgttttgcagttgTCAATTGCAAACCTGAAAATTCCAACATTGTTACTAGTTAGCAGAAAGCTCTACATCTGCCAATTGAATAGTTAACATTGTTACTTGTTATTCCAGCATTGcttaaaatctatttatttattcattcattcaattttAGCATATTCTTTTACCTTTACACCTTTTcagttttttcattttatagttGAGAAAAGAAAGTGTTACTTAAGCATtaaattgttttgtttgctATTGTGGTAATCATGTTCAGGAAAGGCTTTCTGGACTTCCCAGTGGCAGTGCATTGTTTGTAGAAGCTATGACATCTCAACAACTTATGCTTTCCATTCAAGAGGAGGATTTCATAGAATTGAATGATATTGCATGAATTGATTGGCTTTAAGAGATAACTGGTAAGAAATTAGTATTTTTCAGTCAGTTGAAATTAGTATTATTAATCATAACTGCTTGCAAAGAATAATTGAATGTGCCGACACTAGAATACTGCTCCTCGATGTATAATGCAAAAGGTTTAAAAttagtgataaaaaataattaaaaatactgGATAAGTTAGAtgataattgaaaatttaatagtttataaatataaaatgaaatgaaaagatttttaattttcttactgAATTTCAGAATTTGCTACTGTACATATTTTtagaagataattattttatcctaaaaattagaattgtaaatttttttacttctaattttaatttttttatgaaattaattaaataaatgaatttatactataatttattggttttgtattgtaaaaattatatatctatataaaaatatataaatggggCATTTACTTTTGATgtccatttttatttaatagattttgctccaaaattaattaagaaattattagttccttctcttccattgCTCATGCACCCAACCTCAATTGTTATCACAGTAAATAAATTAAGGAACAAGtaatttatctaatatttatatCTTGTTATATTTGTGGGACCATCAGAATTTCCTCTCTCCACTATAGTAGCAAGACCTATATGTTACTGTTTGTGCTACTTTCATTTTCCAATCTTGTTCAGGAGGCAAATCAGATGAATTCCAAATTGTAAGTGTTACAACATAATGATAGTTTATGAATTGACTTAACCTTCTTTGTACTTTTGAGGTTAAGCTGACTAATTTTATGTTCTTCATggtatttttgtttggataaatctcTCCATAAATACTTAtgagataagaaaataaaagaaaaaatgaaataagcttcTCCATAAACTAAAACTAGTTTATGCATAGGTTAAAAATTAGCTTTTGGAGAAGTAATATGAGAAAGCTTCTACTCATTAGCTTATGGAGaagctttttctttttaattttcttctcctattaGTGCTTATAGAAAAGCTTGGCATTGTTGGTGTTTGGAGGAGTAGGGGCAGTTCTTGGAAAAACTCAGGTGACAAGGTCTTGTCGTAGGGTTCTGGTTGGAGGTTGCATGGCTATGGCCATAACATTTGGCATCACCAAATTGATTGGCTCTGCTGATCTTTGATTGTCATTGTTTACTAGTCATTTAAGTACAATCCCATATTAgtagtaatgttttttttttggggtcgtGCTGTGAGTAATCACGGTAGCTAGTATTACTCTTTGATAGATCAAACAACAGAATTCTAATATTTCTTAGAGGAAAATGGCATACTAGCTTAAACTTACTGTTTGTGCAGACAGTTAGGTTGGGATTCTATATCTGGAGAAGATAATTCTATTTCACTCTTGAGAGGAGAAGTTTTTCAAGCCTTGGCTACCTTTGATCATGATAAAACACAGCAAGAAGCATTACGCCGCTTTCAGATTTTGTTAGATGGCAGAAATACTTCTCTGCCTCCAGCCAACATTAGAAGGGtaacattcataatttttttacaagacaTTGCTTCATTGCTTTGATTCTACTTATTTTTGACATGTAGACTTGAAAAATACTTTCAGGTTGCTTATGTAGCTGTAATGAGGAATACTACCACAGAAAATAGGACTGGATTGGAATCCCTATTGAGTTTCTATAGGAGTACTGATGTATTGCAGGAAAGGGAAAAATATTACGTATGACACAAGCATTTAAACTAAATGCAACTTCTCAAATTCCATAATCCCCATTATAGTAGCCAAAGCGCTAAGCCACTTGATTAAATGTTGTTATAAATTCATGCAAGTTCTATAGCATCAAGTGCAGATCCAAATGTAGTTATAGAAGTTCTGAATCTTTTGTTGTCTGATGCggtattataattttcttatgcAATTCTTGTTATAAGAAGCTGAAATTCCTTCCTGTTTGACCTTTTTTTTATCTGATTTCTTCTTAGATTCCAGATCAAGATATTATTTATGTACTAGCAGGAATAAGCAATGAAGGCAGTGAAACTGCTTGGAGATGGTTGAAGGTATGTGCTTCCATGGTAACAAGTTCTTAGTTGCTCTTGTGCTTTCATTACTAATATACCATATAATGTCTATAGTAGTAGATCGGAAAACAGTTCTGACTTCTGAGATTCATCTAAAACCAGTGAGGATTTAATAAAGACCACACTGACAGTGCATACAAAGAAACCATTGCAATTCAAGGTCAGAGCTGTGGTGACAGTGAGGAATAAGATCAAAGAGGATTTCAAAGAGACTATGTTGAAGCATTTGGATGCCATCAATGATAGCATAGGAACAAGAAATGTTGTGCTGGAGCTTATCAGCACCGAGATTGATCCAAGTAAGCCAGCctttctaattaataattttcttttcctagctagctagctagctagctaggtgTCACAAATTGACCATTTCTTTCTTCCATCATTTTAATGAATTGGTTCTGCTACTTAGAAACGAAATCTCCAAAGAAGAGCAGCAAAGCAGCTGGTCAAAGAAATCCAATGTCAAAGCAGAGAGAGTTAATTATACAACTGAATTCATTGTGGACTCGAATTTTGGAGTCCCTGGAGCTATTACTGTGACAAACAAACACCAAAGAGAGTTCTTCTTGGAAAGTATAACCATCGAAGGGTTTTTCAGTGGAGCAGTCCATTTCCCCTGCAAGTCGTGGGTACAAGGAGAGAGGATATTCTTTTCTAACAAGGTAACTAACCGGTCATTTTCCAACTTGGAAAGGTCAAACAATTACTAGCTTAGTTGAACAGGCAccccattttctttttttattgacaaatttcAAACTTTCAGGGAGTGTGATTGATTACTTTGCTGACAAACTTAAGCAGATGACTTCTTGGGTTGCCATCTAAACACTAAAATGGGGAGGTAAACAGAGATTGGAATTTACCATTAAGGGAAATTGGAGAACACAAACAAGCACAAAGAGGAAAGATACAAATAGACATGAGGCTATGAAATAGCATAAAATAAGAGAATGACCAATTTTATGTTATAGGATAGGATTGTAGATTTGGGGAATTCGGCTTTGGCCCATGTGCCATCACCTTGATTTGGGGTTAAGGCTGCTCGATACTATCAGCCTATTTAAATCTCAATGTAAGCTCAATCCATTGAACCTGTGAGTTAAATGGATTAGATCAAGTTGACCCGTGAACCAATCCATTTGTAGGATtgtgttattttactttttgtttcttttgttggaAGTTGATCTATTACTTTTTATTCAGAAGAATCAATGCTACAACATCTCTGAGGATACCTGGCAACAAGTTCTAGCTTTCAACGGGTTTACCTATGAAAGGACTAAATGCTTAGTAAAAACATAAACTAAAAAGAGATCCAAAACCAAAAAATGGAAAGCAAAGTTGGACAAATTTTAAAGGAAGCAATAGGACATGTCTGCAATCCATGGTAGCAACAGGGTTTGTTCTGCCCATAACgcaaataattataatgatgGGCAGCATAAAATGAAAGTTGCAATCATGAAATCGTTGTTTAGATAAGAAGAGATGCTTCATAAAACAAACAGATCCAGAGTTGGTGGCAGTGGTTTGCTTCATAAAACAAACAGATCCAGAGATGCTTCATAAAACAAACAGATCCAGAGAAGTTTCAATATAGGCTTTCAATCTCATAGAAAacgaaacataaataaaaaaataagcaacccttataactacaaaaatgaaatcaaaatcaaacaaacataaacttgaaaaaagaaaaaaaatacagagaTGAGTGAGGGAGAGAGGAACTTACCAGCGAGAAGAAGAAATGCCACAGAGAGGGACGCTGCTGagagggaaagagagagagtgGTGTGCTGAGAGGGAGAGAGCTCGTGCGTGCGATGAGGGAGGGAGCTCGTGCATgcgatgagagagagagaggttcgTAGCGTGTGGTGTGAGGGTTAcgaagaattttaaattctttgctttttaatgagaatttcaaattctctgaaATTAGCATATGAAAATACTTTGTAAAAATGACagcattttaattacttttaaaatacccCATCCAAAcatattacattattaaaagGCAATTTAATATCTTTGTTGAAATACTTTACCTACTTAAATTTCCCCATCCAAACACAGGATTAAtgatattgttattaattttatgtatattaAAATGTGTAAGATTAGAAAtctattcctaattgaaatgaaaagatacactataatttttttttcaaatttagtgGACCAGTCCATTGAATCTACAAATCCATCTCAAAGTGGATCAGGTCCGATTTTTTGGCATGGATCAGGTCAATCCACATtgccgggggggggggggggatgatAATTGGGGAAAATACAGAAGAAAAATAGTCATtagatcaaatttaaaataatctaacGGTTGAAAAGAGGCTTTCTCATGGTGGGAGACATAGCTAGCTCTTCCACCCTAGCCTCTGCCTTCATTGGCACCATTTCATTTCCATAATAACCTCCGCTAGGTACTAcgtataaaataaagaaaacgaGAAAAACAGTCTCATATTCTTATTCTTGtcatttcttaatttcttattattcCTTCTTCGCTTGCTTGCGGTGGCGAGTGCATAAACCCCAACACAACAACACACTCTTCAATTTTCTAGGGTTTGATTTTTGCTTCCTTCGCCTTCTCCAATGGCCGCTAACTCGCTCCTCAGATCCTCGCTTCTCGCTCCTTCCTCCTCCGATCTCTCCAAAGTCTCTTTCCCTCTCAGCTTCTTTTCTTCTGCATTTTGTTGTAAAATATCTCGAAACGCTGTGAACTTGACTGTGCTGTgatatgttttatttgttttcggTTGGTTCTACGAATTTGTACTTGGTTTTGGATTTGTTGAGCTCTGTTTGGTTACTCAGAGACGCagcaccttttttttttgaaaccgATTCTCTAACGTGCTTCAGCTTTTGATATTCGTTTATTCTTGCGTTTTCTTGGAAAatctggtggagacttttttataaacttgtttttttgaggttttagaaaatggtccgactgaaatttttttttgaagaacgTTAGAGAAATGAATTTTTGCAATATTAAGAATCACGACGAgaccgcaatttaaaaccttggacTGTTcgcttgttttgtttttattgtctTGATTAGTTCTCAAAGTTTGGTTTTGGGTTTGGTGGAAACCTGTGTTTGGTTGCTTAGAAAACATGGTAGGTGGGAACGAGCTGTAGCATTTTCTGAAGAAAATAGAGATTTTGAGAGATGATAAAGAATAAGAATAGTTTCGTTCTCATAGTCAGTGTATTGGTGTATTATTTTGATGTAACATTCTACTCATGTATCTATATGTGTGATGTATGATTCAGGTATTTACCAATGCCTCGGGTTGTAATTTAAAATCCAAGGGATTACAGACCAGCATTTTTGGTACTTCAATTCAATGTGACTCCTTAGTCTTACAGTTGAGTAGCTCAAACTTTTTTACCTAGTGCTCTTCTCTTTAGTGTGCCTGTTTCGGTTCCTTTAATAGTATGTGGTTTTATACACAGAAATTGCAATGCTCGTCACATCCAGCGTATTAAAGCCACAGCAACGGAAATCCCTCTCCCCACCCAGCGTAAGAATAGAACCACTATTGTGTTAAGATTAGGGTGACTTGCATGCAATTTCTTGATTCTTACTTGTGGTTGATCTGGTCTGTTCAGAATCAAGGAGCACTGGGAAGACAAGAGTTGGAATCAATGGTAACTTTCTTGTTATCAGAGTTCCCTTTGTAGTTTCTTGTATCTACTTGctgcatttaattttattatgcacTTTCAATTTTGCACTGAATACAAAATTCTTCATAGATGATGAATTATTTCAAGCTTTTCCTTCCATACcatcttttcattttatccagGTTATATTTAGGATAGCTTATAAGAATAGCTCgacttttttatattctaaGTGACTTTTGCTTATGACTGTGACATATGTAAATAGTTTTGTAAAGATTCCTTGAACTGTCTAATTGCTTTAGACGATATTGGTAGCCTCCTCATTTGTGGGTAATGTTTGAAGAAGGTAATCAAATGTGCCCTAATTTTGTTATGAATCTGTATGCTTTTAACCTGAGAGAAAGATttcaaatgatatttttgtaaaatcctGATTTTATTGGAGGAGTTTTGCAAAAAAGTTGAGGTAGATTTCTCAATTAAGTTATAAATGAAAAACGACAGTAGACTATTAAGTTCTTTGActtgttttttgtttggtaTTAGGAACTTGCATATCAGTCGCCTGAGCCAAAAAGAACAGTTTAGTATCATCTAAAATGTGGTTATATTGAAGATGAAAAAACTTGGTTTTTGAATGGAAAACTTATTCATGGATTTTTTCTGTGTGTCTTTAGATAACTTACATATGCTTAATGTGCAGGTTTTGGTAGGATTGGAAGGTTGGTGTTACGTGTAGCTACTTcccgagatgatgttgatgttgttgcAATTAATGATCCATTTATTGATGCAAAATATATGGTATGTAAATGCAAATTATGCAATTACCTTAATGATCcttttgtttataatataatatgttcaTAATTTTGCTATTATATAGACTAATAGACTATTAAATTTGTACTTTCTTGCATATGTGTTTATGTATACATGCATACATATGGTGATATATACATCTATCACAAagttttttgctttttgtttcTTGTGTTGCCTAACATTTAGGATTTAGATTTATATTATAGAATGTTTGGTAAAGATTAAAGTTGAAGAAGTTCTCACCTATTTTTGAAAAGCTCTCTTGGGAAGCTGGAAAAACAAGtggttttttcttcaaaataagcTGAACCAAACTTGTTAGTATAATGCTCTGATCTTGGATGCCTACCATGTCACCAATTTGCAGTGACATAACTTTATCTTGTATCTGTTATGCTGATTAAATTGGGATGTTCTTCTACTATGGTCTATGTTGCTTAATGCCTCTTGCCTTTTGCTATTTTACATATCTTGAGAtttatttagattattattattattttcacctGAAGCCCTGTGTCTATACTTTAGGAGAATCCAATTTGTGATCTGTTtgaaaacatacaaaaaaatacaatggCTCTATTTTAGTATTTCCTCATTTACTTTTGCACTGAGTTTCAAATGGAACCATAAATTAAGGAGACTTTCTTGTTTTGGTACACAATAAGAGGACTTTATCTGTTTGCTCAACCCccaattttttgttataatagTAGCAAAACTCCTTTTAAATATTGGGAGTATAGAACAAAGATTGTGTTAAAAAGACAATCATGTGAGAAGTAAGTTTTGTGACATTTGTTGGGAACCTGGGAATATTTGTGCAAGTATTTT from Glycine soja cultivar W05 chromosome 16, ASM419377v2, whole genome shotgun sequence harbors:
- the LOC114389744 gene encoding protein ALP1-like, whose translation is MFLHILAHNLKYRVVQFSYCRSKETISRQFNDVLRAVMKVSKDYLNFQPCTLEGAEANKWRWFERCIGALDGTHIPVTVSPDERPRYRNRKGDVSTNVLAACGLDLRFIYVLPGWEGSAGDSRVLRDALRRQNKLEIPTGKYFLVDAGYTNGPRFLAPYRGTRYHLNEWIGNTPQSYKELFNLRHASARNAIERSFGILKKRWSILRTPSFFDIKTQIRIINACFVLHNFIRDEQQTDQLLEVQDLEFLSVVDEELVHQSREEVQNNVIDDITTIQATEEWTRFRDTLAMNMFANYKVRRNFA